In the genome of Rhopalosiphum padi isolate XX-2018 chromosome 1, ASM2088224v1, whole genome shotgun sequence, the window atatatatatatattgttaatgataaatattaattttagaataaaatttatattttattcacagtTAACATGACCTGCAACCAGGAAGCTATGTCCCACTTACGATGGATGCTTCAAAAAGATATTCTTGGTCAAGATATGTTTTTGATTGGAAAACCTGGGCCTCTTAGACGGCGTTTAGCTTTGGCTTATTTAGAGCTTACTAACAAATCAGTTGAGTTTGTTTCATTGTCTCAAGATACTACTGAAGCTGATTTAAAACAACGCAGAGAAATTATTGGAGGCACTGCAAAGTATATCAAtcaagtaaattttattttaagttattaatattaatttcttcataaatcaatatattatacttatacataaaaattattcttatagaGTGCTGTTAAAGCTGCAATTGAAGGACATGTATTAATTCTTGATGGAATTGAAAAAGCAGAACGTAATGTTttaccaattttaaataatttgcttGAAAACCGAGAGATTCATTTAGAAGATGGTAGATTTTTAGTAGCACCCAAaacatatgataaattattacaagtaaaaatgcaaaattattgataacttttattaaaGTAATGTAGGCGTGTAATGTACTAATatgtgtatacctattttaGGAACATGGACCAGAGCACATGATGAAATGGAATTTGGTTCGTGTCAGTGAAGATTTCTTTGTTATTGCACTTGGTTTGCCAGTTCCTACATATAATGGCATTCCTCTAGATCCTCCTTTACGTTCACGATTTCAAGCTAGACATATAATGACACCATCTTATACGGTaagataatgtttaaatatagcaataattttaatttcatacaatGAACATAAGtttgacatttaaaattgtttacatatttacataatatttttgttaaatttttatttataactttacttCTATCTCATTCAAAtttgagaaatatttattatttaactgaaatgattaatacatttatttaatcaaatacttataaacttaaaaattttaacatattaagaacattttatttactaataaaataattattaatacagtcataggtacataaaaataaatgcatcatgattaaatgaaaacaagctatttgttaataaaattaaataattatatacactgcTGAATACACTTTTTTGTTtatcactaaataatatttaactattaaaattatcttaaaattttgtttttccttAACTTAACAATAGAAAAATGTCTTAAAGTGTAGTTTAgaacaaattaaattgaaacaaGCACAATCAATGCACAATACTTAAGTCAACAGGATGACTACAaactgatgtatataatatttttatagctaagtgtataaattatttatttatttcattgatcTTAGTTTAACTAATACCAGTATCCAgtgcaattaaaattattaataaatctgaAATTATTTGTTCTCTTCTTGTGTGTTATAACTTTTTCAATAGGTACAGGGTGCGGCAAAAAGAACTCCCTGATTAAGGAAACTAATAAAAACCACACCAagtcaaatatcaaaaaaaaaaatttatttataaattgtacatataatgccattttatattcattttttttaaaaaattatatcacttAAGTGGCGGCCCTCATTCTCGATACACTGATTGAGTCTTTCACGATAATTTTCTATGACTACGGGTCATTTCGGGCGGAATAGCAGCTATTTCCTGGGTTATTACCTCCTTCAGAGCTTCCAAAGTTTGTAGACGATGTTGGTACACTTGGGCTTTAAGATATCCCCAGAGAAAAAAATCGCATGGGTTCAAATCTGGTGAACGTGGCGGCCACCCAATGTCACCTCGCAAGGACACAATATGGccagaattattaataaattcctcAACAACAAACGCACGATGCTCTCCCGACCATGCCATGatgaatactaaaaaataaaaatggcatCGATAAGGCTTTCTATCGATGTAATTACCACTAATGTACCTCCACCCAAACCCAAACTATAACCTTATCAAACTAGGGAGTTCTTTCTGCCGCACCCTGTATAACAATATCTTATTGACAATACCTACTACAGAATTACCTACTACCATTAAAAgacatacatataattatacataggtatattaccATATTACCAACAGTACTATAGCGAGACATTTATTTGAGTGGTAGTGgaggaaaacaaatttattgttAAGAATTTCTTGAATGataaaacacatattaaaaaaagtaatacaaacttattttgaacatgaagtaataatttaagttagtttattagtaaaaatcaaataaatatgagATGAAACTATTGCTGCTGGTAAAATTGTCAattgagtatatttttaattatgttttgacATAAGGATTTAGGAAAGATATCTTTGATATCCCTTGGGCAACtattaatgtattttctatCTTTCATTATAtgcaattttaaactttaataatctttataaaaatcattaaaccaGCTTAACTTCATTAAATGTATTGCATACTTTAGAAAGTAACTAGACAAAGTAGTCAGTGAagtaaaaatattcgatttttatgtaaatcttttatttaaaaaagaaataatgttATCTAAATCTGGATAAAAAAAACACGTTTCCCCAGGTGTCTCTTCCCCTCTAGGCTACTGCACCCAGTCaagatgaacatttttttttttgctgagatttcgtatacctacttaaatattacACTCCGAAAAACCAGATTCGCTACTACACTCGTAGATGTGAGCGATTTTAACGTTGTCCGTGGCGGTGGTAGTTGGGCAACTACCCTGCAGTACGGATGGCATGTGCACATGCAATTCGGTTTTATGCCGGCCTTTTAATCCGGATCTCATCGTCGGCCTCTCGTCGTGGATCACTATCGCTTGTCGATGTTCGGATCTTTGGCTATGGCGTTCCGGGATCGAACAGGTCTTAACAAGTGCCGGGCGTCTGCAACCGCGAATGTCGCTGCCCGGCGCCGACATCGGTTTCCGGCGCGCGTCCAACTCCACCGACGGCTTCTGCAACCACTGCAACACGCGCTCCACGTAATTGTCGTCATCATTACAACTGCGTTCAGTGTCTTCGTCGTCGTGGTCATCGACTGTCCTCGAACTCTGCGTCCCGCGGTCCACAAGTGCCGCCCGCCGTCGGAGCTGCAGTCGTTTTTCTTTTTCGGGTGATTTGTCGTCGTCAGACAACAAAACGTGTCGGACACCACTCACCCACGTAGTCCGAACTACCAACCGTCCGCACGATGATTTCCAGCGGAAAAACTCATACGGGTCCGCGTCAGCCGTCTTCATATTCGCAGTCGTGTTCGCGATTTCCGCGAGCGTTCCTACTCGTGCGCGCCCGGGACGCCGACTGAACCtgcacatacattattattatatccgaaTTCAAAATCGCCGTACACATTTGTGTAAACGTCtcgtgtgcgcgtgtgtgtggtAAATGACGGCGCCCTCATCGTGAAACCAACGACTCTTAGACATGCACACGCCATCCATCGTGCTCCCTACCAACCCCTCACAGAGAGACGCCCACGGCTAAGTCGTCCTGCGTTTTATTTTTCCCCGAAACGTGTATCACGCGGTTACGATCGTCGTCGGCGTGTAGCGAAGTGATGTATATATAGCGGTACATAATAGTCTCTTTTTTAATGTGACAGTGTCATTATTATACGgttttcaaaaacgaataaacatagattatatataggtacctccgTGGGTAGCATTTATTgaggtatgaataaaaaaaaatagaaatttccgTGACGATAAACGCAAACAACACAGCTATAGAACTAATAATACAGcacatattaaattgtatagctACCGCAGTATATTtagatagatttttttaatcgttCGTAATTGCTTAGGTACTGTTGaatgcaatatgtatatatattatgtgtgtgtgtgagtaatataatgttaatacctCAACTGACTATTAAAACTATAACTGAATTAGCCTACATTTCTTTGAAACTCTTTTCGTACatgttaattatttaccatAACCATCTAGCTAGCTACGTGTTTATGACGGGGAATGATAACCAGTCATATAGAAGctgaattattaatagtttagtattttaaatgtttatctctatataatatgtattgaaaattaCAGCTCGCTGGCATGAATACATGAATCATGTTCTAACTTAAAATTCGTCCAAACTTTAATTTGATGTGCTGCTATACAAAAAgtagataacaattaataacaatttagatAAACAGAAAacggtttaattaaaatataattactttttaaactttaaattaaatcagaTAGGTAAAGCCACAAAAACCCTTTTTTAATTACACGcataatacgatatataatatcgtatgtatgaaaaaataggGAAAGTTACTCCGCAAAATATAGGCATTGATTGTACCTTGTCGGTAAGTATAGATTAGGTACTGtaataatgaatgtgttaaatttgaattcaaaggtgaattgcaaataaaaaaacaattctaattAGAGGCAGTATGTCTGCAGCCTAAATTACTGAttaggatattttattatacgtactatactactatatatatttatattattactataactttAAACTTAGTGTaggtaagaaaattatttctatattattaatataaataatagtattgtaggttgaattaatttttatcaaaaacatagcatttattatattattattaactttttagttAATGTATCGTTATACAGACATACTCGTACCGTAGAACGGTGTGAATTCCCTAGTGTGAATAAGTTTATTGCcttttgaaaattgttattaaaaaatgatattcagTGGTCGAAATGGCTCAAAATAAGTGGAAGGATGACTAACATTTCAGATTTCCTCATTTCAACATAACATTCTTCACACTTTGTTTAATatctttgtttttataaatttaacaattaatcgACTGACACATGATATACCATACACAtccacttatcagttatcaacaAAACATTACTAGAAATTaagttaagatatattttagcATAAAGCTACGTCCctacttattatcaaatttcgTTATTGTTCTATGATATTTGTATATAGAAACATAGATTTCTACATTTTAAACGCCAATCAGCTTaagatagaatataatatttattaattatattatattattgattttattgctTTAAACAAGGCTATAGATAATATGATTGCAAAACGGCGTATACTAAACAACACAACAAGCTGAACAAGCTGAGCCGAaatgttataaaacaattattttcaccgtaaaaataaaaaatattctcttagaaaaaaatataatcctagcagtacaatactatatatgtaatttaatttttaaatgaaataattttaaaaatataaaaatgttaatgtatgttcttaatttaaaaaatagatctTAGATCTTAGGAGGGTCGTAGGGATGCATTATTTTAGACAAAATAAGTAGAGGGAtgaaaaatgtaagttaaaaaaTCTAGAGGGATATTATCCCTCCGTATCCCCCCCCCACTTCAAGCACTGATAATAACTAATACCAAAGTAAcagttgaatattttaagtgtttacagtaaatatttttttaataaata includes:
- the LOC132919503 gene encoding uncharacterized protein LOC132919503; amino-acid sequence: MCRFSRRPGRARVGTLAEIANTTANMKTADADPYEFFRWKSSCGRLVVRTTWVSGVRHVLLSDDDKSPEKEKRLQLRRRAALVDRGTQSSRTVDDHDDEDTERSCNDDDNYVERVLQWLQKPSVELDARRKPMSAPGSDIRGCRRPALVKTCSIPERHSQRSEHRQAIVIHDERPTMRSGLKGRHKTELHVHMPSVLQGSCPTTTATDNVKIAHIYECSSESGFSECNI